A region from the Phaenicophaeus curvirostris isolate KB17595 chromosome 30, BPBGC_Pcur_1.0, whole genome shotgun sequence genome encodes:
- the LOC138732361 gene encoding uncharacterized protein, with amino-acid sequence MLFLIALPFTALPFAALFLACFSSCTLRRLLPFAGGSPSPHSPSLPRSSSPAPLRALFIACSPSLRSPLLRSPSPRSPSRALPRRAPLFHAPLRRLPFATLPFAALFLACSPLRALPRLLPFATLHFAALPFAALIIACSSSLCSSSPAPLHTVFLACSPSTRCPSPRSSLPVPLRRAPLRCGPLRRLPFVALPFAVLLLLTCSPSPRSPSPYCSSCPLPRLLLFAALPFAVLLFAVQFLICSSSRAFPHLLPFTALRFAVLLFLACSPSPRSPLLLPFAASLSLRSPSPYCSSRALPSLLSFAAHPFAALPFGASPSPCCPSPPPLWRLPFGASPSLRCPSPYYSSRTLPRLLPFAVLPFSMLPFATLFLACSSSSPSPRSPLPYCSSPPSSSPAPLRRALPHLLLFLRYFSPAPPHALFVACSPSPRSPSAPPLRHAALRHLPFGASPSLRCPSPYYSLRTLPRLLPFAVLPFSVLPFAALFLACFPSLRSPSPPPIRVLLFAALLFVHSSLLPPLRHLPFTASPSPPPLCHLPFAALPLAVLHFATSLLPCCPSLPPLSSALSFTMLPFATLPFAALFLAWSSSRALPRLLFFARSSSRCPAPRSPSLPPLRRAFLCVLLFATLLFMQSTLPPPLRRAPLRRLPFTANVLD; translated from the exons aTGCTCTTTCTCATCGCGCTGCCCTTTaccgcgctgcccttcgccgcgctcttccttgcctgcttcTCTTCGTGCACTCTTcgccgcctgctccccttcgccggtGGCTCCCCTTCACCGCACTCGCCTTCTCTGCcacgctcttcctcgcctgctcctcttcgcgcgctcttcatcgcctgctccccttcgctgcgctCCCCTTTGCTGCGCTCCCCTTCACCACGCTCCCCTTCGcgtgctcttcctcgccgcgctcctcttttccatgctccccttcgccgcctcccctttgcCACGCTCCCCTTCGCAGCCCTCtttctcgcctgctcccctttgcgcgctcttcctcgcctgctcccctttgccacGCTGCActtcgccgcgctgcccttcgctGCGCTCAtcattgcctgctcctcttcgctgtgctcttcctcgcctgctccccttcacacggtcttccttgcctgctccccttcgacgcgctgcccttcgccgcgctcttccttgcctgttccccttcgccgtgctcccCTTCGCTGTGGTCCCCTTCGCCGTCTCCCCTTCGtcgcgctccccttcgccgtactgctcttactcacctgctccccttcgccgcgctccccttcgccgtactgctcttcgtgccctcttcctcgcctgctcctcttcgccgcgctgcccttcgccgtactgctcttcgcCGTGCAGTTCCTCATCTGCTCCTCGTCACGCGCTTTTCCTCACCTGCTCCCCTTCACTGCGCTCCGCTTTGCCGTactgctcttcctcgcctgctccccttcgccgcgctcccctttGCT gctccccttcgccgcctccctTTCgctgcgctccccttcgccgtactgctcttcTCGCGctcttccttccctgctctccTTCGCCGCACACCCCTTCGCTGCACTCCCCTTCGGCGCCTCCCCTTCGCCATGCTGCCCTTCGCCACCTCCCCTTTGGCGCCTCCCCTTCGGcgcctccccttcgctgcgCTGCCCTTCACCGTACTACTCTTCGCgcactcttcctcgcctgctccccttcgctgtGCTGCCCTTCTCCATGCTGCCCTTCGCCAcgctcttccttgcctgctcctcttc CTCCCCTTCACCGCGCTCCCCTTtgccgtactgctcttcgccgccctcttcctcgcctgctccccttcgccgcgctcttcctcacctgctcctcttTCTGCGCTATTTttcacctgctcctcctcacgCGCTCTTcgtcgcctgctccccttcgccgcgctccccttcggCGCCTCCCCTTCGCCATGCTGCCCTTCGCCACCTCCCCTTTGGcgcctccccttcgctgcgctgcccttcgccgtACTACTCTTTGCgcactcttcctcgcctgctccccttcgccgtgctGCCCTTCTCCGTGCTGCCTTTcgccgcgctcttcctcgcctgcttcCCTTCgctgcgctccccttcgccgcctcccaTTCGcgtgctcctctttgccgcGCTCCTCTTCGTGCACTCTTCCTTGCTGCCTCCCCTTCGCCACCTCCCCTTCACCGCCTCCCCTTCACCGCCTCCCCTTTGCcacctccccttcgccgcgctccccttaGCCGTGCTCCACTTCGCCACCTCCCTTTTGCCGTGCTGCCCTTCACTGCCTCCCCTTTCCT CCGCGCTGTCCTTCACTATGCTGCCTTTCGCCacgctgcccttcgccgcgctcttcctcgcctggtCCTCTTCgcgtgctcttcctcgcctgctcttCTTCGCGCGCTCTTCGTCGCGCTGCCCTgcgccgcgctccccttcgctgcctccccttcgccgcgcatTTCTTTGtgtgctcctctttgccacgctcctcttcatGCAGTCTACcttgccgcctccccttcgccgcgctccccttcgccgcctccccttcacC gCCAATGTTCTCGACTAG